In Apium graveolens cultivar Ventura chromosome 10, ASM990537v1, whole genome shotgun sequence, the following are encoded in one genomic region:
- the LOC141691555 gene encoding uncharacterized protein LOC141691555 yields the protein MCHGAERVKTAKTQNLKAEFESMIMNDSDSIDDFSMKLNGVVTNIRALGEEIAESYVVKKLLRAVPSKFMQLASTIEQFGDLEKMTMEETIGSFKAREERLKGQVEVGKNQLLLTKEEWLERERDETKLLLTKEEWMKRDGRENDSSKRFRNRDNTRSTRDKSKVRCFSCNGYGHYAAECKKTKQNKEMIEEAHFSHIPDEEPALLMVKCEKNDKLNMLINEEHVTPKLTQGDIMGKNESNLWYLDNGASNHMTGRYSKVDHLDTEVTGQVKFGDGSMVKMEGK from the coding sequence ATGTGCCATGGTGCTGAACGAGTGAAGACTGCAAAGACCCAAAACCTCAAGGCAGAGTTCGAGTCTATGATCATGAATGACTCAGACTCTATCGACGATTTCAGTATGAAATTGAATGGCGTTGTCACTAATATACGAGCACTGGGAGAAGAGATTGCAGAGAGCTATGTTGTAAAAAAACTGTTGCGCGCAGTTCCGTCGAAATTCATGCAACTGGCTTCCACCATAGAGCAATTCGGTGACCTCGAAAAGATGACTATGGAGGAAACTATCGGATCTTTTAAGGCACGCGAGGAAAGGTTGAAGGGACAAGTCGAGGTTGGTAAAAATCAACTACTACTCACTAAAGAAGAATGGCTCGAAAGGGAAAGAGATGAAACAAAATTGTTACTGACCAAAGAAGAATGGATGAAACGTGATGGCAGAGAAAATGATTCTTCAAAAAGGTTCAGAAACAGGGACAACACCCGGAGTACACGAGATAAGAGCAAAGTACGTTGCTTCAGTTGTAACGGGTATGGTCATTACGCTGCGGAGTGTAAAAAGACGAAACAAAACAAGGAAATGATAGAAGAAGCTCACTTCTCACATATCCCTGATGAGGAGCCAGCCTTGCTCATGGTCAAGTGCGAAAAAAATGATAAGCTGAATATGCTGATTAATGAAGAGCATGTAACACCCAAACTGACACAAGGTGATATAATGGGGAAAAATGAATCAAATTTGTGGTACCTGGATAACGGAGCCAGCAACCACATGACAGGGCGATATTCAAAAGTTGACCATCTGGATACGGAGGTGACAGGGCAAGTAAAATTCGGTGACGGCTCGATGGTCAAGATGGAAGGGAAGTGA
- the LOC141692797 gene encoding E3 ubiquitin-protein ligase PUB23-like, whose protein sequence is MQETEVPSHFTCPISMQLMKDPVIVSTGITYDREHIEKWLLTCKNKFCPVTKQVLSDDTDPTPNHTLRRLIQSWCILNNFDRIPTPKQPIDRSQMLKLLNDTKKSPQNRLECLKNLRSICQASPMSIKFLEQNGAVDFLALLITNHEFIDEALDLLYNLQVSEASLKQLANDEFFESLVFVLKSTNFQSRVHAIIILKSIFHVADPALLIRIQPPVVVEVVSLLQDNVSQQASKAALKLLIEICRWGKNRIKSVEAGAIFVLIEHLLLDKFSTASERRSCELVLVLLDQLCGCAEGRAELLKHGAGIAIVSKKVLRVSQLATCRGVRILASIARFSATSRVLQEMLQVGVVAKLCLVVQVDGNGKTKDRAKDILRLHSRVWKNASCVPSYLLSSYPS, encoded by the coding sequence ATGCAAGAAACTGAAGTTCCGTCCCATTTTACATGTCCAATCTCCATGCAACTCATGAAAGATCCGGTTATAGTATCCACCGGCATTACTTATGATCGAGAACACATCGAGAAATGGCTGTTGACATGCAAGAACAAATTTTGTCCGGTTACTAAACAAGTGTTGTCCGACGATACGGATCCAACTCCGAATCACACTCTTCGTCGGTTGATTCAGTCTTGGTGTATTCTCAACAACTTTGATCGTATTCCAACACCGAAACAGCCTATTGATAGATCTCAAATGCTTAAACTTCTCAATGATACCAAGAAATCTCCACAAAATCGTCTCGAATGTCTCAAGAATTTACGGTCTATTTGTCAAGCAAGCCCCATGAGCATCAAGTTTTTGGAACAAAATGGCGCGGTTGATTTTCTAGCTCTACTAATAACCAACCATGAATTCATCGATGAGGCATTAGATCTTCTTTACAATCTCCAAGTCTCGGAAGCAAGCCTCAAGCAATTAGCGAATGACGAGTTTTTCGAGTCATTAGTATTTGTTCTAAAATCCACGAATTTTCAGTCTCGTGTTCATGCAATCATTATACTAAAATCCATATTTCATGTTGCGGATCCAGCTCTACTAATCCGCATCCAACCTCCAGTCGTCGTTGAGGTAGTCAGCCTATTACAAGACAATGTATCACAACAAGCCTCAAAGGCAGCATTGAAGTTACTAATCGAGATTTGTCGGTGGGGCAAAAATCGAATCAAATCCGTTGAAGCCGGAGCTATATTTGTTCTCATTGAGCATCTACTTCTCGACAAATTTTCAACAGCATCCGAAAGACGATCATGTGAACTGGTATTAGTATTACTAGACCAACTATgtggttgtgcagaaggaaggGCGGAGTTATTGAAACACGGGGCCGGAATCGCAATTGTGTCGAAAAAAGTACTTAGGGTTTCACAACTGGCAACATGTAGAGGTGTGAGAATACTAGCTTCAATAGCTAGGTTTTCGGCAACAAGTAGGGTTTTGCAAGAAATGTTACAAGTTGGAGTTGTGGCCAAGTTGTGTCTGGTGGTTCAAGTGGATGGGAATGGAAAAACAAAAGATAGAGCTAAAGACATATTGAGATTGCATTCTAGGGTTTGGAAGAATGCTTCTTGTGTTCCTTCTTATTTGTTGTCTTCATATCCTTCTTAA